In Nicotiana tabacum cultivar K326 chromosome 17, ASM71507v2, whole genome shotgun sequence, one DNA window encodes the following:
- the LOC107818175 gene encoding 3beta-hydroxysteroid-dehydrogenase/decarboxylase-like isoform X2 codes for MGEGEERWCVVTGGRGFAARHLVEMLIRYEMFHVRIADLCPDIKLEPDEEEGTVVCEGAEVVFHMAAPDSSINNHQLHHSVNVLGTKNVIDACVELKVKRLIYTSSPSVVFDGVHGILNGDESLPYPAQHNDSYSATKAEGEALVIKSNDTKGLLTCCIRPSSIFGPGDRLLVPSLVAAARAGKSKFIIGDGNNMYDFTYVENVAHAHVCAERALASGGAVAEKAAGQAYFITNMEPIKFWEFVSLILEGLGYERPSIKIPASVMMPIAHLVELAYKLLAAYGMKVPQLTPSRIRLLSRSRTFSCSKANDRLGYTPIVPLQDGLRRTIESYPHLRAEKRPEKEGPSKASLFLGSGRVADTLLWKDKKQTLTAALVLAAIYFNFVASGFTVVTSISRILFVASIFLFIHGRLPQKIMGYKIDKVPGSCFHVSAETSRQVALSAASGWNSAVKGLKSLCRGTDCMFFLKVVLSLLILSILGTISLRSLFVIGIPAAFTLFFIYEKKEEEIDHLLHEIISFTWKLKSDIFRRIFSSANDL; via the exons ATGGGTGAAGGAGAAGAGAGATGGTGTGTGGTGACGGGAGGGAGAGGCTTTGCTGCTCGCCATTTGGTGGAAATGCTGATCCGTTACGAAATGTTTCACGTCCGCATTGCGGATTTGTGTCCGGACATTAAGCTGGAGCCTGACGAGGAGGAAGGCACTGTCG TGTGTGAAGGAGCAGAAGTGGTCTTCCACATGGCTGCTCCAGATTCATCGATCAACAACCACCAGCTTCATCATTCTGTTAATGTGCTAG GAACCAAGAATGTCATTGATGCTTGTGTTGAGCTAAAAGTGAAGAGACTTATTTATACCAGCTCCCCCAGTGTTGTGTTTGATGGAGTTCATGGTATTCTGAATGGGGATGAATCGCTACCATATCCTGCTCAG CATAACGATTCCTATTCTGCAACTAAAGCTGAAGGAGAGGCACTAGTTATCAAGTCAAATGATACTAAAGGGCTCCTGACCTGCTGCATTAGACCTAGCAGTATCTTTGGCCCTGGCGACAGGTTGTTGGTTCCATCACTAGTTGCAGCTGCAAGGGCTGGAAAATCTAAG TTCATTATTGGTGATGGCAACAACATGTATGATTTCACTTACGTAGAAAACGTCGCACATGCTCATGTATGTGCTGAACGAGCTCTCGCATCAGGGGGTGCAGTAGCAGAGAAAGCTGCTGGGCAG GCATATTTTATCACAAACATGGAGCCCATAAAGTTCTGGGAGTTCGTCTCACTTATTCTTGAAGGTCTTGGCTATGAAAG GCCAAGCATTAAAATTCCTGCTTCTGTTATGATGCCAATTGCACATTTGGTGGAGTTGGCTTATAAGCTGTTGGCCGCATATGGAATGAAGGTCCCACAGTTGACTCCGTCAAGAATCAGACTCCTATCTCGTAGTAGAACATTTAGTTGTTCAAAAGCAAATGATCGCCTGGGCTACACACCAATTGTCCCACTTCAG GATGGCCTAAGGAGGACAATTGAATCGTATCCGCACTTGAGAGCTGAAAAGCGTCCAGAAAAAGAAGGCCCTTCTAAAGCTTCTCTATTTCTCGGAAGTGGGAGAG TGGCTGACACACTTCTTTGGAAGGATAAGAAACAGACACTAACAGCAGCATTAGTTCTGGCCGCAATTTATTTCAATTTCGTAGCTTCTGGCTTCACCGTTGTAACTTCTATATCAAGGATTCTGTTCGTGGCATCAATTTTCTTGTTCATCCACGGGAGACTGCCTCAGAAAAT AATGGGCTATAAAATTGACAAAGTTCCCGGATCATGCTTCCATGTATCGGCAGAGACATCACGCCAAGTTGCTCTGTCAGCAGCCTCGGGGTGGAATTCTGCAGTAAAGGGTTTAAAGTCTCTTTGTAGAGGGACTGATTGCATGTTCTTCCTTAAG GTGGTTCTCTCTCTACTGATTCTAAGTATCCTTGGAACCATTTCTCTGCGGAGTCTGTTTGTCATTG GAATCCCAGCtgcctttactttattttttatatatgagaaaaaagaggaagaaatagATCATCTACTTCATGAGATTATCTCATTTACATGGAAATTGAAGTCTGATATTTTTAGGAGAATTTTCAGCTCTGCAAATGACCTATAA
- the LOC107818175 gene encoding 3beta-hydroxysteroid-dehydrogenase/decarboxylase-like isoform X1 — MGEGEERWCVVTGGRGFAARHLVEMLIRYEMFHVRIADLCPDIKLEPDEEEGTVGKALRSGRAHYVSMDLRDKSQVLKVCEGAEVVFHMAAPDSSINNHQLHHSVNVLGTKNVIDACVELKVKRLIYTSSPSVVFDGVHGILNGDESLPYPAQHNDSYSATKAEGEALVIKSNDTKGLLTCCIRPSSIFGPGDRLLVPSLVAAARAGKSKFIIGDGNNMYDFTYVENVAHAHVCAERALASGGAVAEKAAGQAYFITNMEPIKFWEFVSLILEGLGYERPSIKIPASVMMPIAHLVELAYKLLAAYGMKVPQLTPSRIRLLSRSRTFSCSKANDRLGYTPIVPLQDGLRRTIESYPHLRAEKRPEKEGPSKASLFLGSGRVADTLLWKDKKQTLTAALVLAAIYFNFVASGFTVVTSISRILFVASIFLFIHGRLPQKIMGYKIDKVPGSCFHVSAETSRQVALSAASGWNSAVKGLKSLCRGTDCMFFLKVVLSLLILSILGTISLRSLFVIGIPAAFTLFFIYEKKEEEIDHLLHEIISFTWKLKSDIFRRIFSSANDL; from the exons ATGGGTGAAGGAGAAGAGAGATGGTGTGTGGTGACGGGAGGGAGAGGCTTTGCTGCTCGCCATTTGGTGGAAATGCTGATCCGTTACGAAATGTTTCACGTCCGCATTGCGGATTTGTGTCCGGACATTAAGCTGGAGCCTGACGAGGAGGAAGGCACTGTCGGTAAAGCTCTGCGATCAGGCCGTGCTCACTATGTATCCATGGATCTTCGTGACAAGTCCCAAGTTCTTAAAG TGTGTGAAGGAGCAGAAGTGGTCTTCCACATGGCTGCTCCAGATTCATCGATCAACAACCACCAGCTTCATCATTCTGTTAATGTGCTAG GAACCAAGAATGTCATTGATGCTTGTGTTGAGCTAAAAGTGAAGAGACTTATTTATACCAGCTCCCCCAGTGTTGTGTTTGATGGAGTTCATGGTATTCTGAATGGGGATGAATCGCTACCATATCCTGCTCAG CATAACGATTCCTATTCTGCAACTAAAGCTGAAGGAGAGGCACTAGTTATCAAGTCAAATGATACTAAAGGGCTCCTGACCTGCTGCATTAGACCTAGCAGTATCTTTGGCCCTGGCGACAGGTTGTTGGTTCCATCACTAGTTGCAGCTGCAAGGGCTGGAAAATCTAAG TTCATTATTGGTGATGGCAACAACATGTATGATTTCACTTACGTAGAAAACGTCGCACATGCTCATGTATGTGCTGAACGAGCTCTCGCATCAGGGGGTGCAGTAGCAGAGAAAGCTGCTGGGCAG GCATATTTTATCACAAACATGGAGCCCATAAAGTTCTGGGAGTTCGTCTCACTTATTCTTGAAGGTCTTGGCTATGAAAG GCCAAGCATTAAAATTCCTGCTTCTGTTATGATGCCAATTGCACATTTGGTGGAGTTGGCTTATAAGCTGTTGGCCGCATATGGAATGAAGGTCCCACAGTTGACTCCGTCAAGAATCAGACTCCTATCTCGTAGTAGAACATTTAGTTGTTCAAAAGCAAATGATCGCCTGGGCTACACACCAATTGTCCCACTTCAG GATGGCCTAAGGAGGACAATTGAATCGTATCCGCACTTGAGAGCTGAAAAGCGTCCAGAAAAAGAAGGCCCTTCTAAAGCTTCTCTATTTCTCGGAAGTGGGAGAG TGGCTGACACACTTCTTTGGAAGGATAAGAAACAGACACTAACAGCAGCATTAGTTCTGGCCGCAATTTATTTCAATTTCGTAGCTTCTGGCTTCACCGTTGTAACTTCTATATCAAGGATTCTGTTCGTGGCATCAATTTTCTTGTTCATCCACGGGAGACTGCCTCAGAAAAT AATGGGCTATAAAATTGACAAAGTTCCCGGATCATGCTTCCATGTATCGGCAGAGACATCACGCCAAGTTGCTCTGTCAGCAGCCTCGGGGTGGAATTCTGCAGTAAAGGGTTTAAAGTCTCTTTGTAGAGGGACTGATTGCATGTTCTTCCTTAAG GTGGTTCTCTCTCTACTGATTCTAAGTATCCTTGGAACCATTTCTCTGCGGAGTCTGTTTGTCATTG GAATCCCAGCtgcctttactttattttttatatatgagaaaaaagaggaagaaatagATCATCTACTTCATGAGATTATCTCATTTACATGGAAATTGAAGTCTGATATTTTTAGGAGAATTTTCAGCTCTGCAAATGACCTATAA
- the LOC107818175 gene encoding 3beta-hydroxysteroid-dehydrogenase/decarboxylase-like isoform X3: MGEGEERWCVVTGGRGFAARHLVEMLIRYEMFHVRIADLCPDIKLEPDEEEGTVGKALRSGRAHYVSMDLRDKSQVLKVCEGAEVVFHMAAPDSSINNHQLHHSVNVLGTKNVIDACVELKVKRLIYTSSPSVVFDGVHGILNGDESLPYPAQHNDSYSATKAEGEALVIKSNDTKGLLTCCIRPSSIFGPGDRLLVPSLVAAARAGKSKFIIGDGNNMYDFTYVENVAHAHVCAERALASGGAVAEKAAGQAYFITNMEPIKFWEFVSLILEGLGYERPSIKIPASVMMPIAHLVELAYKLLAAYGMKVPQLTPSRIRLLSRSRTFSCSKANDRLGYTPIVPLQDGLRRTIESYPHLRAEKRPEKEGPSKASLFLGSGRVADTLLWKDKKQTLTAALVLAAIYFNFVASGFTVVTSISRILFVASIFLFIHGRLPQKMYSPVLSFRLSVPISIRAADIYIN, from the exons ATGGGTGAAGGAGAAGAGAGATGGTGTGTGGTGACGGGAGGGAGAGGCTTTGCTGCTCGCCATTTGGTGGAAATGCTGATCCGTTACGAAATGTTTCACGTCCGCATTGCGGATTTGTGTCCGGACATTAAGCTGGAGCCTGACGAGGAGGAAGGCACTGTCGGTAAAGCTCTGCGATCAGGCCGTGCTCACTATGTATCCATGGATCTTCGTGACAAGTCCCAAGTTCTTAAAG TGTGTGAAGGAGCAGAAGTGGTCTTCCACATGGCTGCTCCAGATTCATCGATCAACAACCACCAGCTTCATCATTCTGTTAATGTGCTAG GAACCAAGAATGTCATTGATGCTTGTGTTGAGCTAAAAGTGAAGAGACTTATTTATACCAGCTCCCCCAGTGTTGTGTTTGATGGAGTTCATGGTATTCTGAATGGGGATGAATCGCTACCATATCCTGCTCAG CATAACGATTCCTATTCTGCAACTAAAGCTGAAGGAGAGGCACTAGTTATCAAGTCAAATGATACTAAAGGGCTCCTGACCTGCTGCATTAGACCTAGCAGTATCTTTGGCCCTGGCGACAGGTTGTTGGTTCCATCACTAGTTGCAGCTGCAAGGGCTGGAAAATCTAAG TTCATTATTGGTGATGGCAACAACATGTATGATTTCACTTACGTAGAAAACGTCGCACATGCTCATGTATGTGCTGAACGAGCTCTCGCATCAGGGGGTGCAGTAGCAGAGAAAGCTGCTGGGCAG GCATATTTTATCACAAACATGGAGCCCATAAAGTTCTGGGAGTTCGTCTCACTTATTCTTGAAGGTCTTGGCTATGAAAG GCCAAGCATTAAAATTCCTGCTTCTGTTATGATGCCAATTGCACATTTGGTGGAGTTGGCTTATAAGCTGTTGGCCGCATATGGAATGAAGGTCCCACAGTTGACTCCGTCAAGAATCAGACTCCTATCTCGTAGTAGAACATTTAGTTGTTCAAAAGCAAATGATCGCCTGGGCTACACACCAATTGTCCCACTTCAG GATGGCCTAAGGAGGACAATTGAATCGTATCCGCACTTGAGAGCTGAAAAGCGTCCAGAAAAAGAAGGCCCTTCTAAAGCTTCTCTATTTCTCGGAAGTGGGAGAG TGGCTGACACACTTCTTTGGAAGGATAAGAAACAGACACTAACAGCAGCATTAGTTCTGGCCGCAATTTATTTCAATTTCGTAGCTTCTGGCTTCACCGTTGTAACTTCTATATCAAGGATTCTGTTCGTGGCATCAATTTTCTTGTTCATCCACGGGAGACTGCCTCAGAAAATGTATTCACCTGTACTGTCTTTCCGTCTGTCTGTCCCTATTTCTATCCGTGCAGCAGACATATATATAAATTG A